The Halorussus salinus genome includes a region encoding these proteins:
- a CDS encoding ABC transporter ATP-binding protein translates to MLDVSEVVAGYGATEVLHGVSLCVEEGEVVSLVGRNGAGKTTTLRSIVGNVVPTAGTVTFRGEDVTDRSPEETVRRNVAFVPEERRIFPGLTVAENLQVGHLGGGDTAESRDPEAVLQEFENLREHPDREGAALSGGEQQMLAIARALVAGADLLLLDEPTEGLAPFVVRQVEDLVTSLNDDGIAVLLVEQNVGVALELADRHYVLDRGEIVYHGTSDQLRENREVMDRHLGVTN, encoded by the coding sequence CTGCTGGACGTGTCGGAGGTCGTCGCCGGGTACGGCGCGACCGAGGTACTGCACGGCGTCTCGCTCTGCGTCGAGGAGGGCGAGGTCGTCTCGCTGGTCGGGCGCAACGGCGCGGGCAAGACGACCACCCTGCGCTCCATCGTCGGGAACGTGGTCCCGACCGCGGGCACCGTCACCTTCCGCGGCGAGGACGTGACCGACCGCTCGCCCGAGGAGACCGTCCGGCGGAACGTCGCGTTCGTCCCGGAGGAGCGCCGCATCTTCCCCGGCCTGACGGTCGCGGAGAACCTACAGGTCGGCCACCTCGGCGGGGGCGACACCGCCGAGTCGCGCGACCCCGAGGCGGTCTTGCAGGAGTTCGAGAACCTGCGCGAGCATCCCGACCGCGAGGGCGCGGCGCTCTCTGGCGGCGAACAGCAGATGCTCGCCATCGCCCGCGCGCTGGTCGCGGGGGCCGACCTCCTCCTGCTCGACGAACCGACCGAGGGGCTGGCACCCTTCGTCGTCCGGCAGGTCGAAGACCTCGTGACGAGCCTGAACGACGACGGCATCGCGGTCCTGCTGGTCGAACAGAACGTCGGCGTCGCGCTGGAACTGGCCGACCGCCACTACGTGCTGGACCGCGGGGAAATCGTCTATCACGGCACGAGCGACCAGTTGCGCGAGAACCGCGAAGTGATGGACCGCCACCTCGGCGTGACGAACTGA
- a CDS encoding ABC transporter ATP-binding protein has protein sequence MSVSDESAGGESASGDSAGDDSRRTEAAGDAPDAADETEAVLLTEELTKQFGDFTAVDGVNLAVAEGEFRSVIGPNGAGKTTLFNCITGALTPTSGSVYFRGEEVTRLAPHERVRRGMGRSFQISTVFGGLSVRENVRLSAQSVAEGQGRISLPRKLFSPTDRFEAVERRTDEVLAEIGLEDRGDEYARNLAHGDRRRLELGLVLATDPELVLLDEPTAGMGAEETTRTITLIEEVLADRTMLLIEHDIDLVMNVSDTVTVLNRGQVLATDAPDRIADDEAVQQAYLGGVRE, from the coding sequence ATGAGCGTGAGCGACGAGTCAGCGGGCGGAGAGTCCGCGAGCGGCGACTCCGCAGGCGACGACTCCCGGCGGACGGAGGCCGCGGGCGACGCCCCGGACGCCGCGGACGAGACCGAAGCGGTCCTCCTGACCGAGGAGTTGACCAAGCAGTTCGGCGACTTCACGGCGGTCGATGGCGTAAACCTCGCGGTCGCCGAGGGCGAGTTCCGGAGCGTCATCGGCCCGAACGGCGCGGGGAAGACGACGCTGTTCAACTGCATCACCGGGGCGCTAACGCCGACCTCCGGGTCGGTCTACTTCCGCGGCGAGGAGGTCACCCGGTTGGCTCCGCACGAGCGCGTCCGGCGCGGGATGGGTCGCTCGTTCCAGATTTCGACCGTCTTCGGCGGTCTCTCGGTCCGGGAGAACGTCAGGCTCTCGGCCCAGTCGGTCGCCGAGGGGCAAGGCCGAATCTCGCTCCCGAGGAAACTGTTCAGTCCGACCGACCGGTTCGAGGCCGTCGAGCGCCGGACCGACGAGGTGCTGGCCGAAATCGGACTGGAAGACCGCGGGGACGAGTACGCCCGGAATCTGGCCCACGGCGACCGGCGGCGACTCGAACTCGGTCTCGTGCTGGCGACCGACCCCGAACTCGTCCTGTTGGACGAACCGACCGCGGGGATGGGGGCCGAGGAGACCACGCGGACGATAACCCTCATCGAGGAGGTGCTGGCCGACAGAACCATGCTACTCATCGAACACGACATCGACCTCGTGATGAACGTCTCGGACACCGTGACCGTGCTGAACCGCGGGCAGGTGCTGGCGACCGACGCGCCCGACCGCATCGCCGACGATGAGGCGGTCCAGCAGGCGTACCTCGGAGGTGTCCGGGAGTGA
- a CDS encoding ABC transporter permease codes for MVGVTGVAEQLVNGLTIGMVYVLIAAGLSVIFGVMDVINFAHGELFALGAYFAFAIVSPLGGAGFWVALVVAPLLVGVVGAGIERLTLRPLYDRNPLYHILLTFGLVLMLNDVITFFWGKQAKAFAPPPVLDGPVTILGVSNSLYSYFIVAFGALLSLATWWALNNTRFGLVVRAGSQDREMVRNLGIDIDRYYTLVFGAGAALAAVAGVVLGAYQNVSPGMGNAVIIPAFVIVVLGGLGSFRGAVVGGLTVGVIQTLARTYVPVLEGLIVFVLMIAVLLVKPEGLFGNPEWQTTAEAEGELLAGHGGGVLTDSQRFSLGTIAVILLAVVPFGVEVFYSEYVLTLLSDVLIWALFALSLDFVMGYAGLVSLGHALFYGTGAYASLLVLLHFTPSAFVALAVAIVVCGAIAWAIGHLSIRVSGVYFSMITLAFAQLFYRAVFKFEWTGGSDGLFGADVLYGIGGFAMELDDIAEMVPAVSEEALFYYFLLATVVGSYLVARRMMRAPFGSVLQSIRESERRTEFVGYDVTAYKRRAFVVSGAMAGLAGGLFAVKDGFVAPSLLFWLNSGEVVVMTVLGGMGTLYGPMVGAGVYIGFEEVLSSYTDQWQFFLGLVFVIFVIALPRGLVSLPEKLAGLGGRPGAGADAGAGPSARDDDEPLAERADREVNE; via the coding sequence ATGGTCGGCGTCACGGGAGTCGCGGAGCAGTTGGTCAACGGCCTGACCATCGGGATGGTGTACGTCCTGATAGCCGCGGGACTGTCGGTCATCTTCGGCGTGATGGACGTGATAAACTTCGCGCACGGCGAACTGTTCGCCTTGGGCGCGTACTTCGCGTTCGCCATCGTCTCGCCGCTGGGCGGCGCGGGGTTCTGGGTCGCGCTCGTGGTCGCGCCCCTGCTGGTCGGGGTCGTCGGCGCTGGCATCGAGCGACTGACCCTCCGACCGCTCTACGACCGGAATCCGCTCTACCACATCCTGCTGACCTTCGGGTTGGTGTTGATGCTCAACGATGTCATCACCTTCTTCTGGGGCAAGCAGGCCAAGGCGTTCGCGCCGCCGCCGGTGCTGGACGGCCCGGTGACGATTCTGGGCGTGAGCAACTCGCTGTACAGCTACTTCATCGTCGCGTTCGGCGCGCTCCTCTCGCTGGCGACGTGGTGGGCGCTGAACAACACGCGATTCGGACTGGTCGTGCGCGCCGGGTCGCAGGACCGCGAGATGGTCCGGAACCTCGGCATCGACATCGACCGCTACTACACGCTGGTCTTCGGCGCGGGCGCGGCGCTGGCGGCGGTCGCTGGCGTCGTCTTGGGAGCCTACCAGAACGTCAGCCCCGGCATGGGTAATGCGGTCATCATCCCCGCGTTCGTCATCGTCGTGCTGGGCGGACTGGGGAGTTTCCGAGGAGCGGTCGTCGGCGGTCTGACGGTCGGGGTCATCCAGACCCTCGCCCGGACCTACGTGCCCGTACTGGAGGGTCTCATCGTCTTCGTGCTGATGATAGCCGTCCTGCTGGTCAAGCCCGAGGGCCTGTTCGGCAACCCCGAGTGGCAGACCACCGCCGAGGCGGAGGGCGAACTGCTGGCGGGCCACGGCGGCGGCGTCCTGACCGACAGCCAGCGGTTCAGTCTCGGGACCATCGCCGTGATCCTCCTCGCGGTCGTCCCCTTCGGCGTCGAGGTGTTCTACTCCGAGTACGTGCTGACGCTCCTATCGGACGTACTCATCTGGGCGCTGTTCGCGCTGAGCCTCGACTTCGTGATGGGCTACGCCGGACTGGTCTCGCTGGGCCACGCGCTGTTCTACGGGACCGGAGCCTACGCCTCGCTCCTCGTTTTGCTCCACTTCACGCCATCGGCGTTCGTCGCGCTCGCGGTCGCTATCGTCGTCTGCGGCGCTATCGCGTGGGCCATCGGCCACCTCTCGATTCGGGTCTCGGGCGTCTACTTCTCGATGATTACGCTGGCGTTCGCCCAGTTGTTCTACCGGGCCGTCTTCAAGTTCGAGTGGACCGGCGGGAGCGACGGCCTGTTCGGCGCGGACGTGCTGTACGGCATCGGCGGCTTCGCGATGGAACTGGACGACATCGCGGAGATGGTCCCGGCCGTCAGCGAGGAGGCCCTGTTCTACTACTTCCTGCTCGCCACCGTGGTCGGGTCGTACCTCGTCGCGCGCCGGATGATGCGCGCGCCGTTCGGGAGCGTCCTCCAGTCCATCCGCGAGAGCGAGCGCCGGACCGAGTTCGTCGGCTACGACGTGACCGCCTACAAGCGCCGGGCGTTCGTCGTCTCGGGCGCGATGGCGGGGCTGGCTGGCGGCCTGTTCGCGGTCAAGGACGGGTTCGTCGCGCCCTCGCTGTTGTTCTGGCTCAACTCGGGCGAGGTCGTCGTGATGACCGTCCTCGGCGGGATGGGCACCCTCTACGGCCCGATGGTCGGCGCGGGCGTCTACATCGGGTTCGAGGAGGTCCTGTCGTCGTACACCGACCAGTGGCAGTTCTTCCTCGGTCTCGTGTTCGTGATTTTCGTCATCGCGCTCCCGAGGGGGCTGGTCTCGCTCCCCGAAAAGCTCGCGGGCCTCGGGGGTCGCCCCGGTGCTGGCGCTGACGCTGGCGCGGGACCGAGCGCGCGCGACGACGACGAACCGCTCGCCGAGCGAGCCGACCGGGAGGTGAACGAATGA
- a CDS encoding ABC transporter substrate-binding protein, protein MGRETNPQGGDSATGGTTEDAGRGRRDGGLASRRTILRLSGVAGVGALAGCVGGAGLGNQGVDSVTYGVLSPMTGPYGGLAEGQRNGAKLAVQHVNESDEFGFEMDAVYEDTEADTATGRQVAQKVVQQDGAGFLMGAISSSTALALNSFAENEEVIYNPGAAAMNITGAECNEYVFRAETHTAQIAEAVAPWTANNVGTNVWFHIADYAYGQSVRREWSSRMQATSDDFTEVGVSRSQLGATNYGSYISQISNSDADVAVLGMTGGDLINFTKQAANQGLKDDVQLVSPTMTFQVVRNALGPAAYGTYGGVRYVPKLETGDNQEFVSAYQDAYDTVPDSFARVAYDSIRMTAHGIAEAGSSDPEEVKDTLPGLEVPSTFGPNRFRECDHQAMNPVWAGENVEPNGGGPANVALRQKVEGPNAIPPCDETNCDL, encoded by the coding sequence ATGGGACGCGAAACCAACCCACAAGGTGGCGACAGTGCGACGGGCGGAACGACCGAGGACGCCGGTCGGGGGCGGCGAGACGGCGGACTCGCGTCGCGGCGGACCATCCTCCGACTCTCCGGGGTCGCGGGCGTCGGCGCGCTCGCGGGGTGCGTCGGCGGCGCGGGCCTCGGCAATCAGGGCGTCGATTCGGTGACCTACGGCGTGTTGAGTCCGATGACCGGGCCGTACGGCGGTCTCGCGGAGGGCCAGCGCAACGGCGCGAAACTGGCGGTCCAGCACGTCAACGAGAGCGACGAGTTCGGCTTCGAGATGGACGCCGTCTACGAGGACACCGAGGCCGACACCGCGACCGGCCGACAGGTCGCTCAGAAGGTCGTCCAGCAGGACGGCGCGGGGTTCCTGATGGGCGCGATTTCGAGTTCGACCGCGCTGGCGCTCAACTCTTTCGCCGAAAACGAGGAGGTCATCTACAACCCCGGCGCGGCCGCGATGAACATCACGGGCGCGGAGTGCAACGAGTACGTATTCCGGGCCGAGACCCACACCGCCCAAATCGCGGAGGCGGTCGCGCCGTGGACCGCGAACAACGTCGGCACGAACGTCTGGTTCCACATCGCCGACTACGCCTACGGCCAGTCGGTCCGGCGGGAGTGGAGTTCCCGGATGCAGGCGACCAGCGACGACTTCACGGAGGTCGGCGTCTCCCGGTCGCAACTCGGCGCGACCAACTACGGGTCGTACATCAGCCAGATTAGCAACTCCGACGCCGACGTTGCCGTGCTGGGCATGACCGGCGGCGACCTCATCAACTTCACCAAGCAGGCCGCGAATCAGGGACTGAAAGACGACGTGCAGTTGGTCAGTCCCACGATGACGTTCCAAGTCGTCCGGAACGCCCTCGGCCCGGCGGCCTACGGCACTTACGGCGGGGTCCGGTACGTGCCCAAACTCGAAACCGGCGACAACCAAGAGTTCGTGTCGGCGTATCAGGACGCCTACGATACGGTGCCCGACAGTTTCGCCAGAGTCGCCTACGACTCCATCCGGATGACCGCCCACGGCATCGCGGAAGCCGGGAGTAGCGACCCCGAGGAGGTCAAAGACACCTTGCCGGGGTTAGAAGTGCCAAGCACCTTCGGGCCGAACCGATTCCGGGAGTGCGACCACCAAGCCATGAACCCGGTCTGGGCGGGCGAGAACGTCGAACCGAACGGCGGCGGCCCGGCGAACGTCGCGCTCCGACAGAAGGTCGAGGGACCGAACGCCATCCCGCCCTGCGACGAGACCAACTGCGACCTCTAA
- a CDS encoding LLM class flavin-dependent oxidoreductase, giving the protein MEIGTGLFTCQRRPDDDRSMEEVYDEMLTLGRAIDDSGLASAWVSEHHFAEDGYLSATMPTLGALAAETDEIELGTCIALAPLYDGVRLAEDAATVDLLSEGRLTLGLAIGSNPTEFEEFGVPREERVERMADTTDLLRAAWSDGPLDYDAEFHDVSPDVSVTPKPDGEIPVMYGGSAKPAVRRAARVADAWCAPSALSVEGVRKRVEDIRSVRADEDIGGEFDVYVLQHGFVGDSKEDAWEKMKEGYFYIQRRYAEIFSGEEVEELDDERKRELKEQAIFGTPEQVIDQLEEYREALGDDVHFVFRTYHPGIGTDRMVECVERLGEEVVPHFE; this is encoded by the coding sequence ATGGAAATCGGGACCGGACTGTTCACCTGTCAGCGGCGACCCGACGACGACCGCTCGATGGAGGAGGTCTACGACGAGATGCTGACCCTCGGGCGGGCCATCGATGACTCTGGCCTCGCCAGCGCGTGGGTCTCGGAGCATCACTTCGCGGAGGACGGCTACCTCTCGGCGACGATGCCGACCCTCGGGGCGCTCGCGGCCGAGACCGACGAGATAGAACTCGGCACCTGCATCGCGTTGGCCCCGCTGTACGACGGGGTTCGACTCGCCGAGGACGCCGCGACGGTGGACCTGCTGTCGGAGGGGCGACTCACCCTCGGCCTCGCCATCGGGTCGAACCCGACCGAGTTCGAGGAGTTCGGCGTCCCCCGCGAGGAGCGCGTCGAGCGAATGGCCGACACCACGGACCTCCTCCGGGCGGCGTGGTCCGACGGCCCCCTCGACTACGACGCCGAGTTCCACGACGTGTCTCCCGACGTGAGCGTGACGCCCAAGCCCGACGGCGAGATTCCGGTGATGTACGGCGGGTCCGCGAAACCAGCGGTCCGGCGCGCGGCGCGGGTCGCCGACGCGTGGTGTGCGCCCTCGGCGCTCTCCGTGGAGGGCGTCCGCAAGCGTGTCGAGGACATCCGGAGCGTGCGCGCCGACGAAGATATCGGCGGAGAGTTCGACGTGTACGTCCTCCAGCACGGCTTCGTCGGCGACTCGAAGGAAGACGCGTGGGAGAAGATGAAGGAGGGCTACTTCTACATCCAGCGTCGCTACGCCGAGATTTTCTCGGGCGAGGAGGTCGAAGAGTTGGACGACGAGCGCAAGCGAGAACTGAAAGAACAGGCCATCTTCGGCACGCCCGAGCAGGTAATCGACCAGTTAGAGGAGTACCGCGAGGCGCTGGGCGACGACGTACACTTCGTCTTCCGGACCTATCACCCCGGAATCGGTACCGACCGGATGGTCGAGTGCGTCGAGCGATTGGGCGAGGAAGTCGTGCCCCACTTCGAGTAG